The DNA region CAGGAGCTTATTTCATTTTCTGCCGAGCATATTGTCGAGTTGCTCCAGACTGCTATAGAAATCCATTATTTTTCTTCGTTGTTAAAGGTCGGAATTTTTACTAACTTTAGGAAAACTCTTTACCATGGAAATATTGAACAATAATGACGTTGCATGGAGTAGGACCAAAAAACTACACCCATTTTGGCAGGAGAACATCAACCTTTATCGATTCTTGGGGCTTCCGTTTATTACGGTAGCCTCGACCAACGCCTATATTGAGGTAATTGAAAACCGGTTTGGGTATGACAAAGCAAGGTTTTCGGTTATAAAGGACCGGATACTGATAGGAAGGAGAATGCGGATTAACTTTTTAAAGTTTGCTTTCTCTATATTCCTGTTAAGTGTTTGTGCTTGGTATATTCACAATGATCCTACTCATTGGAATATATTCTTGTTTACGTTTATTTCTGTGGCTTTCTCTATTTATATTTCCTATTTTTATTCAATTGAAAGTGAATTTAAGAAAACCGTTCATATATTGTTCAGGAGGACTGCAAAGGAAGAACATGAAAGCGTAATGAATGAACATACTACCCTTGCGGCGAAGAAGTTGGAATCATCAACACATGATTTACGTCAGGTAGTTGAAGTGTTTGAATTACAGAAAGAAAAGAACGCCCGTTCCAAAAATGCGATCATTGTAGTCGTTAATGACAGAACATTTGAATTTGCTTCCAAGGAAATCTTGCTGATTGAATATTTCAAGGATGAGGTAAAGGATTACAAATCAGGAGAGATGAAAATCAATTTTCATGGGTTTAGGCATGCTGATATCGTATCATCAATAATGACAAAATATCAACTGGAATATAAGGAACAATCCTTGTTGGGCAAGTTACGGAGAATGTCTTTTCTTAATTTGAACATTAATAAAAAAGCCAAAAACAAAGATATCAATTCTCAAAAAGTTAGAGAAATTCAGGATTATTTAATCCTAGCTGGCTATAACAGGGCTGAAAATAGATTAAAGAAACATGTTGATACTGAACGGTTATAACCTTAAGGTTGTAGTTGATGGTAATAATTATGTTTCCGTAAGAAAGACTATTCTATAGCTAGATTGAACTGCTTTTTTATTGCCTCCCCAAAAAAATTGTGGGAACAATGGTCATTTCGGAACTAATTGTGGTCAATGTGATGGTTGGATCCTGTGTATTATTTGTGGGATCAGTTTCGTCTCCATATAAATGCGTATTTATGGGTTTAGCGCATTTAAACACACTTTTTACCTCAACGTTCACTTCAATTTTTTGCATAAATGATGGTTTTAATTGAATCCAATTTCCATTTTTTTGATATATATAATTTAAAAATCCCCCCAAATACATGGAAGTGAGCACAAGATTATATTTTTTGCGGCATGAGGACTATTTTTGGACTTATAAATGGTTCTCGTTATGACGAGGGAAATAAGAAATCATATTATTGGTTGGATAATATACATAGGTTATGAATCCTCTTTATTGGCATTTAGCGGTGCCACCAAAAGTCCTATATTCAATTATCTTGCTTATTATATAGTCTATATTTTATTGTTTTATTCCTTCTACATCCTTTTAAGGATAGTGGAAGGACATAAATTTTATGTACTTAAACTGATAACAGGAACCCTTTTTATATTGCTTTGTTATCATTTGGCCAGGGGCATAATCTATAACCTGCTTCTTAAAGCTGGTAACCGGCAAGGCTATTGGAACTATTTGCGGGAAACAAATTTCGGAGTCTATACGGCGAGGGCTACTTTATTTATGGGACTTAGTTTTGCTACGTGGAAAGCAACATTTGCCTACAAAAAAGTAAAGGAAAATGCATCCTTACGGGAAGAACAACTTGAACTTGAAAGCGAATTGACGTTGGCTGAAATCAAATACCTTAAGGCTCAGATCAATCCGCATTTTATATACAATACCCTTAATTATTTGTATTATGGTTTGGAAAAGAAAGACGAACAGAGGGCACGAGCTTTGTTATTACTTTCTGACGTTTTACGTTATAATATTACCGACATACCTCCATCTGGATTTGTACCTTTAAAAGGGGAAGTTAAGAATATCTTTGACCTTCTAAAACTGGCCAAGCTAAGATTTGAGGGCCATTGCTATTTCACCGCAAAAGTCACGGGCAAGATAAACGGATATGTTATTATTCCCATGATCCTCGGTACGCTTGTTGAAAATGTGTTTAAACATGGGGACATATACGATCCCAAAATACCGGCGGAAATTTATATTACCATTGATGATGGCAATCTGGTTTTCATTACGAGGAATAAAATAAAGAATGCCAAAACAAGGGATGACAGGCCAAATACAGGTATAGAGTTTGCGCGGAGAAGATTAACAATGTACTACAAAGATCATTTTTCTCTTGATGTAGGCGTACGGAATAGTATTTTTGAAACGGAATTAAAAATTTTCCTATTATGATCAATTGCTATATTATTGACGATGAGATTACCTCCATCAAAATTCTGGAAGGGTATATTAAACGAACACCAATGCTCCACTTAAACGGCTATGAAACCAATTCCATATCGGCTTCTCAAAAAATGAGCTTAATGGAAACTCAGCCAGACCTTGTTTTTCTTGATGTTGAAATGCCGGGCTGCAATGGAATGGATATGGCGGAACAGTTTGCCAAGAATTGTAAAATTATTTTCATTACGGCATACAGTCATTATGGCGCGGACGCCTTTGACAAAGACGCAGTCGACTTTCTATTAAAGCCCTTTTCCTATGAGCGGTTTATGAGATCTATCAGGAAATATAAGGCTATGGAGTCCAATTGCAAAGAGTCTAACCAAGAAGGCTTCGGAGGTCTGTTTATGAAAGCCGGGAAAAAAGGGATACTTGAAAAAGTAGATCTGGAAAATCTAGTATGTATTGAAGCAGCTAGGCATTTTTGTACCCTATTCTTTCTTAACGGGGAAAAAAGAACCATTTATCGGTCTTTGGCACAGGCTGAAGAGCAACTTCCTTCCAACTTCAAAAGAATCCAACGCTCTTTTGTGGTTAACATGGATAAGATAAGAAGAGTGGAAGGAAATACCATTTACCTTGAAGGTCTAGTCAAAGGCCCTATCGTTTGTGGTCAGGAATATAGGGAAGAAACCAGGCTGTATCTCAATAAGCGGCTCCTGTAGCCAGTTGTTGCTTATTGGTTTCATTTATTCCTTATCTACTCCGTATGGTCTTTTGTCCTATGAAAAAGCGAAATGTAATGCTTCCACATAATATAGTGCACGATCATTTCCTGCCGCCGGAAATCGCAGACAAGGATCCGGTTAAGCTGCATATGGACAAGCGAAGGCAGGATGGAAAATAAATCCGATATTTCTTTATTAAAATCGAAGCTTTCCAAACTAGCCTGAAAACGGCGGAATTCGTCCTTAACGATTTTATTGCCATCAAGTGAATGGTGCAGCAGGGTCATCACGTTACGGAATTTTCGGAAAACCGGTTGTAATTCCCTGTATATTTCCGTGTGCTGCTGCAGTTCCGCACGCAGGCTTTCATAAGACTTTTCGTGGAATACAGCTTTTTCTTTCAGCCCCAGCCCCATCTTATCGGTAAGCACATTGATGGATTGGAAAACAAGCGCATAATATTCCGGTTGGTCCCAGTTACGTTGACAATAATGCAGATAACAGGCGGCCAGCCTGCTGTCAATATGGAAAAATGTTTCTGCATTTATGATATTTTTACCATAGCGCTCCAGTTCCCTTTCATAAGGTACTGTTTGTATTTGGGAAACGGTGCCTGCGCTTTCCAATTCCGCGAAAACAGCATGGCATTTTTCCATTACCTCTTGCAACTGCCCTTCTTTAACCAGAAATCTTAACCGAATGTGAAAGCCATTGTCATTGTAACGTATAAAGAACCATTTTGAGATTATATCTGCATTTTCCAGTTCCGTCGAAAGAGGAAAAATGTAATTGCCAATGATATTATTTGCACTACCCTCATGGCAATATATTTTGTAATACAACCAGCCGTCCTGGGGATAATTGGTACGCTTGGGTAAAGTACTTGTTGTTTCTTCTAATATCCCCCCGTCCAATGGGCGGTATGTCTCTTGCCGGTTATACAGCTGTGCAATGAACTGGTTAATGTAGTAGTTGCCCGAAGTATCCTTTATATTTTTTTCTGCCGGAGGGCCAGCAAACGGAAATTCTCTAAGGATGGTAACCGCAGGTATTTTGTTTTTGTATATGCCAGAAAGAACCCCGAGATCTTTATCCTGGCTACTGTCAATTACTATTTGCCTGTCTGCGCCTGTGATAGCAAATAATCTTGGAAGCCCCTTTTTTTCTATCCAGTTCCTGATTGCATCCTTGGACATTTGTACGAGATCTTTCCATTCCCCTTTACCGATATGCCATTCTTCCAGAGAAAGTACCGTATTGTTGTATTCTATTCTGGGATAATGTTTAAGACCGGGGAAAATATCCTTTAGATGAAAGGAATAAGCGGATCTAAGTCCTTGTCCCTGTATATCACAAAGAAACCGGAAAACTGGCAAATCACTGATACTATGGTTATAGGCCGAATCCAGCCGAGGGATGATCCTCTTTTTTAGCTGTTTGGACCAAAGGAAAATTTCATTTCCCCTGACGGCAACAAAAAGGTCATTGACCGCAATCCTGTGGCCGCTGTCAACACCGCTTCCTGTCAAAATCGGTATTTCATAATCCCTGATGGCATTCCTGCGCTCAATATTAGCAACATGGGAATCGGAAAAATGGACGATTTCAGCAAAAATGACCTCAGGATTATGGCTGGATTCCATTTCTGCGAGTAACATGGCCTGGTGGCCAATTTCCTCATTAAAGGGCGTAAAACGCCCTATCAGATTCATCGAACTTACTCCTCCGGCACTCTCTATATATGTTTTACCGTCATTGCATCTACGGAAAAGAACCGATATCCCGGGGGCGTCAGAACCTATTCCATTTTTATCCTTCGCTTCTTCTTCAAGAATGGCAATATCCGCTTCTTCAAGCTTAATTATCCGGTTCCCGCTGCATAATTTGTTTATTAAAAATTTTACAGTTTCTGACCAGAAAAGGGTCTGTTCACTGGAGGATTGCCCATTCCATTTAACCCCATTTGTCAATACGGAATCAGCCGGTATTTGCAGGAGGTCTCCATAACCAATCCCAAATTCCGGGTCAAGTGCCTCCATAAGGGGCATAGAACGCCTGTCAAATTTTTCCAGAAAGCGCTTTCTGAATTTTTCCAGAGAAGGCAATTCCCGACAAGGAATCAATAAACGGCCCACTTTCAGTCCATCTATTATATCCATTTTAACTTCTTGGCTCAAGCCCCCTTTTAGAACCGGCCTTTCCATATTCAGGTATACCGTTTTGTTTTGAAAACCATTATACAAATTATTGAATTTAGGGATACTATATTTACCGTTATGCATATTATTGGAAATAGCCAAGCTATCCCTGTTTAATAGTATGGAATAATCCCTACCAGTGATATTTGGCAATCCTTCAGGAAGGAGTACCTGGACATATAGAAGTTGCATTAATATATCCAGTGCATAATCTAATTGCTGGTCAAGGATTTTGGAAAGAGAGAACGCCAGTTCATGGATATCTGTTGGCCTAAGACAGAGAACTAGCAAGGAATGCAGCCAATCGGAACAAGCGAT from Rhizosphaericola mali includes:
- a CDS encoding sensor histidine kinase; protein product: MTREIRNHIIGWIIYIGYESSLLAFSGATKSPIFNYLAYYIVYILLFYSFYILLRIVEGHKFYVLKLITGTLFILLCYHLARGIIYNLLLKAGNRQGYWNYLRETNFGVYTARATLFMGLSFATWKATFAYKKVKENASLREEQLELESELTLAEIKYLKAQINPHFIYNTLNYLYYGLEKKDEQRARALLLLSDVLRYNITDIPPSGFVPLKGEVKNIFDLLKLAKLRFEGHCYFTAKVTGKINGYVIIPMILGTLVENVFKHGDIYDPKIPAEIYITIDDGNLVFITRNKIKNAKTRDDRPNTGIEFARRRLTMYYKDHFSLDVGVRNSIFETELKIFLL
- a CDS encoding LytR/AlgR family response regulator transcription factor, whose translation is MINCYIIDDEITSIKILEGYIKRTPMLHLNGYETNSISASQKMSLMETQPDLVFLDVEMPGCNGMDMAEQFAKNCKIIFITAYSHYGADAFDKDAVDFLLKPFSYERFMRSIRKYKAMESNCKESNQEGFGGLFMKAGKKGILEKVDLENLVCIEAARHFCTLFFLNGEKRTIYRSLAQAEEQLPSNFKRIQRSFVVNMDKIRRVEGNTIYLEGLVKGPIVCGQEYREETRLYLNKRLL
- a CDS encoding lantibiotic dehydratase, whose protein sequence is MKKKISDAGIFEFAPLVILRTPLLPYSEWKSNTQKLLHRPEFRTALQTASPSLYEELIKKDFCFEQLSEKARNSVVKYHNRVCFRPTPFGIMAGFSVLKWETSPLSVSSFNDCKVHLLPDFGELAAIFNSCSVARPPSFCYANPTIYKAGNEYRFITGRKEQEQCKTNFRVDSIACSDWLHSLLVLCLRPTDIHELAFSLSKILDQQLDYALDILMQLLYVQVLLPEGLPNITGRDYSILLNRDSLAISNNMHNGKYSIPKFNNLYNGFQNKTVYLNMERPVLKGGLSQEVKMDIIDGLKVGRLLIPCRELPSLEKFRKRFLEKFDRRSMPLMEALDPEFGIGYGDLLQIPADSVLTNGVKWNGQSSSEQTLFWSETVKFLINKLCSGNRIIKLEEADIAILEEEAKDKNGIGSDAPGISVLFRRCNDGKTYIESAGGVSSMNLIGRFTPFNEEIGHQAMLLAEMESSHNPEVIFAEIVHFSDSHVANIERRNAIRDYEIPILTGSGVDSGHRIAVNDLFVAVRGNEIFLWSKQLKKRIIPRLDSAYNHSISDLPVFRFLCDIQGQGLRSAYSFHLKDIFPGLKHYPRIEYNNTVLSLEEWHIGKGEWKDLVQMSKDAIRNWIEKKGLPRLFAITGADRQIVIDSSQDKDLGVLSGIYKNKIPAVTILREFPFAGPPAEKNIKDTSGNYYINQFIAQLYNRQETYRPLDGGILEETTSTLPKRTNYPQDGWLYYKIYCHEGSANNIIGNYIFPLSTELENADIISKWFFIRYNDNGFHIRLRFLVKEGQLQEVMEKCHAVFAELESAGTVSQIQTVPYERELERYGKNIINAETFFHIDSRLAACYLHYCQRNWDQPEYYALVFQSINVLTDKMGLGLKEKAVFHEKSYESLRAELQQHTEIYRELQPVFRKFRNVMTLLHHSLDGNKIVKDEFRRFQASLESFDFNKEISDLFSILPSLVHMQLNRILVCDFRRQEMIVHYIMWKHYISLFHRTKDHTE